In Solirubrobacterales bacterium, a single genomic region encodes these proteins:
- the menD gene encoding 2-succinyl-5-enolpyruvyl-6-hydroxy-3-cyclohexene-1-carboxylic-acid synthase encodes MDRTNANTALASAFAEELARCGVRLALISPGSRSTPLALALWREPGIEVTVVVDERSAGFIALGAAQASGTPVALLCTSGTAAANYHPAVAEADLSAVPLIVITADRPPELRDNGSGQTIDQIKLFGSAVRWFSEVGSHAADDAGLLHFRATACRAFAVAAGDPRPGPAHLNFPLREPLAPIPGPDAVTATSSLALEGRGDRPLVTISGARPRLPDEATVDGVAERLAGSGRVLILAGRQTDPNLREPVARLAETLDCPVLAEPTSQLLCGPHDRSRTVPGYARIGASDRYGVSGFNARPELTPDLVLRFGEMPTSKGLRLWLSGLDRTEQIVIDPDHGFNEPTGTASQIVRADPAWFADTLSGRLGAVPEGSYLTAWREAAADLPGPDRAPTGPLYRTLAEAVPDGGLIYVNSSMPIRDLESFTPSLSRDLTFLANRGANGIDGLIGSGIGAALATNRPTVIVTGDVGFLHDIGSLAVWRGLENRPHILVIDNNGGAIFDRLPQKQSMPPDEFEALMSTPPNFDIPAAANLFGLPCHRLDDPTELAGLLAGEPSLIHATPKEGPNRY; translated from the coding sequence ATGGACCGGACCAACGCAAATACCGCGCTCGCCTCCGCCTTTGCCGAGGAGCTGGCCCGCTGCGGGGTTCGTCTCGCCTTGATCTCTCCCGGTTCGCGTTCCACCCCCCTGGCCCTGGCACTCTGGCGCGAGCCGGGAATCGAGGTGACGGTGGTTGTGGACGAACGCTCGGCCGGATTCATCGCGCTCGGTGCCGCGCAGGCCTCCGGCACCCCGGTCGCGCTGCTCTGCACCTCGGGAACGGCGGCGGCAAACTACCACCCGGCGGTGGCGGAAGCCGACCTTTCGGCCGTGCCGTTGATCGTGATCACCGCCGACCGGCCTCCGGAGCTGCGCGACAACGGATCCGGACAGACGATCGATCAGATCAAGCTGTTCGGCAGCGCGGTGCGCTGGTTCTCGGAGGTCGGGAGCCACGCTGCCGACGATGCGGGGCTGCTTCACTTCCGCGCCACCGCCTGTCGTGCGTTTGCCGTCGCCGCGGGGGATCCCCGGCCCGGCCCGGCACACCTCAACTTTCCGCTTCGGGAACCCCTGGCCCCGATCCCGGGTCCGGATGCTGTCACCGCCACCTCCAGTCTTGCCCTCGAGGGCCGCGGTGACCGCCCCCTGGTCACCATCTCGGGGGCCCGCCCCCGGCTACCGGACGAAGCGACTGTGGACGGGGTTGCGGAGCGTCTGGCCGGATCCGGACGGGTTCTGATCCTGGCCGGACGTCAGACCGACCCGAATCTGCGGGAACCGGTCGCCAGACTGGCCGAAACGCTCGACTGCCCGGTGCTGGCCGAGCCAACCTCACAGCTGCTCTGTGGCCCCCACGACCGCTCCCGGACGGTCCCAGGCTACGCGAGAATCGGGGCTTCGGACCGCTACGGGGTGAGTGGATTCAACGCCCGACCCGAACTGACGCCGGACCTGGTGCTTCGGTTCGGGGAGATGCCGACCTCCAAGGGTCTGCGGCTCTGGCTCTCCGGCCTCGACCGGACGGAACAGATCGTGATCGACCCGGACCACGGTTTCAACGAGCCAACCGGAACCGCGAGCCAGATCGTCAGGGCCGATCCGGCCTGGTTCGCGGATACCCTGTCAGGCCGCCTCGGAGCCGTCCCTGAAGGCAGCTATCTCACCGCGTGGAGGGAGGCGGCAGCCGACCTGCCCGGTCCCGATCGGGCACCCACCGGGCCGCTCTACCGGACGCTGGCGGAGGCGGTGCCGGATGGCGGCCTGATCTACGTGAACTCCTCGATGCCGATCCGTGATCTCGAGTCCTTCACCCCCTCACTGTCGCGGGATCTGACCTTCCTCGCCAACCGGGGAGCGAACGGGATCGATGGCCTGATCGGCTCCGGGATCGGGGCCGCGCTCGCCACCAACCGCCCGACCGTGATCGTCACCGGAGACGTCGGATTTCTGCACGACATCGGTTCACTCGCAGTCTGGCGGGGCCTCGAAAACCGGCCGCACATCCTGGTCATCGATAACAACGGCGGGGCGATCTTCGACCGCCTGCCGCAGAAACAGTCGATGCCGCCGGATGAGTTCGAGGCTCTGATGTCCACCCCGCCGAACTTCGACATCCCCGCCGCGGCAAACCTCTTCGGCCTCCCCTGCCACCGTCTTGACGACCCGACCGAACTGGCCGGCCTGCTGGCCGGCGAGCCCTCCCTGATCCACGCCACCCCGAAAGAGGGACCGAACCGGTATTGA